The Porphyrobacter sp. LM 6 sequence ATGGCGAAACCGGGCTGCTCGGCGGGCTCGCGAACACGGCATTGAGCGGCGCGGTGGGCGTGGCCGCCGGCCTTGGCACGATGCTGGCGCGGCCCGGTGTATCGGGCCGGATGTCGGGCGCGATCATGGCCGGAGCCGGGCTGATCGTGCCGCTCGCCCACGCAACGGGCGGCCTGTCGCTGCCTTCCGCGCTGCTGTTTTTCGCACTGTGGGGCGGCATCGCAGCCGCCGCGCTGGCCGCGCATTGGCGGGGGGTGTTCCAACTGGCCGTAGGCGCGATTGCGCTTAGGCTCATCATCCTCAGCTTCGAACTGGCGAGTGACCTGCTGCTGTCGGGCTTCGGGCTGATCCTGTCCGGGTTCCTGATCCTCGGCGTGGCATGGGTCGCAGTGCGGGTGTCGAAGACCTTCGCGCCAAGCGAGGAGGCCGACGCATGAGCCGGTTTGCCCGTCTGGCCGCCGTCCTCGTCCCGCTGATCGGCCTCGCATTGCTGTGGGTGCAGAGCGAGCGCACCTATAATTCCGGCACCGAATGGGAGGTGCCGATCCAGGGCTACGACCCGCGCGATTACCTGCGCGGGCATTATATCGAGTTCAGCTATGACTGGCCGGGGATCGACGAATTTCGCGATGTGCCACCGCAAAAGCTGTGCCTTGAAGGCGATGCGCCAAACCTTGCGGGTGTCACCGCAGATGCCGCCAGGCCATGCGCCCATCCGGTGCGCGCCGATCTGGGCGGGGTCTATGGCTGGGATGCTCTCACGCGCGGGCGCCTCTACATCGGGCAGGACCGCGCGCAGGCCTTGCAGAAGCAGTTGCGGGACGGCGACCAGCGCGGGATCGTGACGATCCGCCAGCGTGAGGACGGCAGCTTCACTGCCGTAAGCATCCGGTTCCGCCCGCTCACCCCCGCGGAAATCGCCGAACGCGATGCGCAAAGCGAGGAGCTCGAACTTCCGTTCCCGCCCCCGCCGATCATGAGCGAACCGGCTAGCGGAAGTCCTCGCCGGTAGCCGCGATCCGCACCTTCAGCCCGGCCTGATTGATGTTCTGGATTTCGATGCCCGGGTGGGCATTCACCTCGATCACCAGCGGGCCTTCATTCACATAGAGCACGATGTCCGCCCCGCAATAGCCGAGTCCCACGGCAGGCCCGCATTTGGCCGCCAGTTCCAGCACGCGTTCCCAGCCCGGAATTTCGAACCCGATCAGCGGCACGCCGGTATCAGGGTGATGGGTTATCGGGGTGCCTTTCACCACCGCGCGGGTGATCCGGCCCGTGACCATGTCGATCCCCGCCCCGATGGCGCGCAGATCAGGCAGGCCTTCGGGAACGATCTTCGCCAGCGCCGGATCGGCGATGATGAGCGGTTCGATCAGCGCCGCGTCCTCGGAGGCGGAATCGCCCGAAAAGCCGCCGTCGACCACCTTCTGGATGTGGTGCATCACGTCGGTCTCGGTGAGGGGCGTGCCTGAACCCTTGAACCACGTATTGCCCTCGCGCCGGACGGCGAGGAGAATCCCGTCGCCCTGCGATCCGCGCGCGGGCTTGATCGCCCAGGCATCGGGCATATCGCGGGTCGGTTTGAAGTTATTGAGCTTCTGGTGATCGTCGATCACCGCCACGGTGCCGGTGCAGGAAATCCCCGCCGCCTCCAGCGCCACCTTGGCCGCCACCTTGTCGCGCGCGCGTTCGATCGCGTGGCGCGGGTTGTACTTCTGGATCAGCGCATTGCGCATGTTGATGCCGAGGATCTCGTCGACCCCCTCAAGGTTCGGCGGGCGCAGCTTGCTGAGCGCGTCGTAGTTCGGTGTTTTCTTGCGAAACAGACTGAGCATCTCAGA is a genomic window containing:
- a CDS encoding GDYXXLXY domain-containing protein, with the translated sequence MSRFARLAAVLVPLIGLALLWVQSERTYNSGTEWEVPIQGYDPRDYLRGHYIEFSYDWPGIDEFRDVPPQKLCLEGDAPNLAGVTADAARPCAHPVRADLGGVYGWDALTRGRLYIGQDRAQALQKQLRDGDQRGIVTIRQREDGSFTAVSIRFRPLTPAEIAERDAQSEELELPFPPPPIMSEPASGSPRR
- a CDS encoding sugar-transfer associated ATP-grasp domain-containing protein, which gives rise to MLSLFRKKTPNYDALSKLRPPNLEGVDEILGINMRNALIQKYNPRHAIERARDKVAAKVALEAAGISCTGTVAVIDDHQKLNNFKPTRDMPDAWAIKPARGSQGDGILLAVRREGNTWFKGSGTPLTETDVMHHIQKVVDGGFSGDSASEDAALIEPLIIADPALAKIVPEGLPDLRAIGAGIDMVTGRITRAVVKGTPITHHPDTGVPLIGFEIPGWERVLELAAKCGPAVGLGYCGADIVLYVNEGPLVIEVNAHPGIEIQNINQAGLKVRIAATGEDFR